The Liolophura sinensis isolate JHLJ2023 chromosome 6, CUHK_Ljap_v2, whole genome shotgun sequence genomic sequence ATGAGTATGTATATTCAGGAtgttaattacataaatattagtGTAACATTATTGTCCATGATTAGGGCAATATTGGATTAGAATATATTTGCCATGCCCCCAAATGAGGTTGCTTCACAAAAATAGTTTATCATGCGCCTAGTTATCATGTAGACCTTTCTGAAAACAAGGATCATTTTCAAACAACCAATCTTCATGCTAAATATTATACgcatttacacaaataaattgaCGAGCATAATGAGAAAAACTCATCAAATATCTATAgcactgaaacaaaaagttAATTAACATTActtctattttttattattattcagaAATCAGCGATGTGTGCGTGTCTGTTTTTTATTACAGGAGATGTCAGccatgtgttttttgtgtgtgtgtctgtgttcaTTACAGGAAATGTGATAACATTTGTCTGCATGTAATAATCAAGCAGTACATCATACACACTCAGAGATGTCATAATATATGAGGTACTGCATGATTATCACACGAAGAGTCcacatttttgcctgatttatTCCTTTCTTTCTGTTAACAGGTTGATGCTTTCAAGACTGGCCAGGTCGTTGTTCGACATGAATCTGCTCCTCAACAGAGGGATTGCTGCCAGCACTGCCACGCGATCCCTCTGTTGCCGGACCAGATTCGAGAGATTGTTCGGCAGGAACTGGTTTCCTACACAGAAGAAAAACACCGGAGGTTTGAGGGCATGCTGAAGCAACAgctggctgaaatactgccagggTTGCTGGAGAGACAGGGAGAAGGCAAAGTCCTTGCCTCCCCACCTGCCTCCTCCTCAGCTGCCACCCCACTGCCTTCCACCCCTCCAGAGATGCCATCTACTGTTGGGGTGGGTGTTGCTAAACAGCATTTAAGGCTTGGTGCGCACAAGGATGATTGCCATTTTATGCATGACTTGTGCGTCATCCCGGATAGTGTGGTAGCAATGGTAGAGAAAAAATCTGCAGGAAATCCACAGATTTTTGCCTTGACCTTGACCATGGCACTATTCCGGGGGGAGGAGCTGTCTGGTAGGGCTGTTGACGGCTTAAAGCAAGGGAAGGCAGCTTTGAGCCCTCGACGCCTGAATGCCATCAAACAAAAGGTGTTTGATGTGCACTCAGTGCCCCCGTCACAAAGACAGGAGAAGTTATTTTCCTCCATGAAATTGGTTTCCTATTGGTCAAGGTATTGCTGAAAAAATGCTGTCTTGGCCAATTCTTGCCTTACAGTCTCTGTCCTCCGcactgtccaaaaaaaaaaagggggggggtgggggggttaaatattgtttaatttattattatataagatttgtatttaactgaaatttttatttaaacagtatttataatagtgcaataaaatatttataactaattgtaaaatatttaaatatataaataaattgttcaacttttcattttgttgttttgaatgAATTATAAATGTTACAAGATTGAGTGAACTTTACTGTGTTTCTTCACGTTATGGCCACATTTAAAAAAAGTACACTATGTAAAacatggtctttttgctataTTCCCCCAATCAACATCTATATGCATGTAGTTCAACATctatttctgtactttttggGGTTGAAATACAGTGTGTAGAAATCAACATGAACTGACCTAAGACGTGTACTTTTTTTAACTGTGGTTTTGTCTTTTAGTGTTTTCATATCAGTATCTTCAAATTCCAATGAATGCATATCTTACTGCGGCTGTGCCCAACATCTGTGATTGCCAGTTAATTCCTACATCTTCTCCATTGCCTCCAGAGTGCTCTTAACAGTTTATGCTGGGATTTGGCAGTGTATCTTGTCCTGCCTTTCAAAGCGCTAAGCATGTTACAACTTGGTGAGCCTAGAAGGAAAGTCTAGTTCTGGATTGAACCAGTCCCTATTGCAGAGATGCATGAATCAGCAATGTAGAAATTAACAAGAAACTAAACTGTATTGGCAGATCTATTGCAGAACCATATAAAGCAGGGTCAttgatacatttttacatggtcCCTTGTGACAGTTTACACTCTATGAAGTGTCTAGCGGCTTTTTGATAGTCAGCTGATGACATGCATTAGAACATCCCTTCAGGCCAGGTTTCCTATCACCATAATGTATTACTTAGTGTAAAGAACGTTGACAGGTGGAACATAACAGCCCAGAAGTTATTGCAGTGAAGAAAATCCAAAACGTAAAAGGTGAAACAACAGGAAATGCCATTCAAGGCAGCTTAGGAGCAGGAGATGTGAAGTTCATAAGATTATCAACATGTCAGATTCTCAACATAAGATGTTTCAATAAgctgatgtacatttattggtgcacatacatgtaactttcatgTGAAAGGGCTGCATGCACCACTTACTCGAATTATATTCCTTCCGCTTGCTGTATGAATATGTGGTCCTCTGGTGATAGTTAAGTAAGCAGGGGGATATTTCATGTGATAGGACATTTCATGTTCTGTgtcacatattgcttgactgctTATTTCAGTAAACAAGATTTGAACTCATTATAACAGCTTTCATGAGACAGCACTGTCCACTAAAATTATTTGTCCGACCTGAAGGAAAGATGcaaaaatcatattttcaaTAACCCGGGCTTGTTCCCGCATATCACAATATAGCAACATTTCCTTTGTGCTGCACCAAGTCCTGTCAcaatataaaatgtacacactCGTAGGGGGTGGAAAAGATCAGCAAATAAGGATGTCTAAGTTTAAGAAGTAAACAGTAAATACTGACATGAAATTCATTCACTAGAACTTGTGGAGTGGATGATATTGCATGCTAATCACTTAACATCACGTAACGTCTGAACCAAACTTCTCTACTCTTAATGGCCAGAATACACTTTGGGTGTGTTCTTGGTttattgtgagtgagtgaggtgAGATAAGGACTCGCACACACACCTCACAAACAGCTGAACGTGAAAGAATACTTTTTCAACCAACAATTCATTCCTAGCAACAAGTTATGATTCACTGTACAAACTACATAAATGTTCCACTTGGTAATCCATCCATGTTAAAAACGCAGCTGTCGTGTTATTAatttataaacataaatttatGTAACATTACTGACAACACGTGTTGCTTAGAGTGAAAAGTATTCCCCCGCACAAAAAACCAGAAGTGTCTCTTTCTAGAAAAAGCGTAGGGATTACAAAAAAGTATTTGCACAATTACATATAAAGCAGATTTAGGATGAAAAGTCTTCTCACTTTAATGCTCACACCCTGTGTGCTGCACTGTCTGAAAAGAGATGAAACGTAAAAAGTATTAATTTACTGGATCAAAGTTTTATGTTGACCTTTAAAggaaatatatacagaatacatgtagtgATTGCATCAAACTTGGCTGCATATGCAATTTATCAAACAGGTAGTTGATAAAACAagtagtttttaaaaaaatatctatCACCTCGAGTATACTTGTTGTGCCAATCAAGTTTCCCGaagatgtagaaaaaaatttaaaattggaAAATAAAACCTGATCTTGAGGCTACATACACAGGACTTGGGCAAGTCCACAACCTGatcattttgaaaacataacattaacATAAACTTGCCTACATTATGCAGATTCATGAAGATGAAGTAATAAATATAACGACTAAATTTGAATGAACCCAGAACCATCCGCAGTATTGCAGTCATATTATTGGTTTGAAGATTACACTGCCTTAAGCCAAGTtcacattttcaacttttcGTGAATGATCTATAAACCCTCTGAAGAGCTGTGGCATGATACTGCACCAACGGTCTACAGTACCGTCTATAAGCTGATCCTTTGTTTGTGGCTTGTGTTTCTTTGTCAGATTTGCCTTTAACGTGGCCCATATCACTTCTATGGGGTTGAAGTCCGGGGATTGGGGTGGTGTCCTCCCATGTGACTTCATAAATtctataataatatatgtaaaattctTTTCAAGCCAATTCGATGTcttgagaaatatatataaatacattataaaggtttatatatatatatatatatatatatatatatatatatatatatatatatatatatatatatatatatatatatatataaaaatagaaTTTCGTTCCTAGGTAACAAAACAATCGAAACTGCAGTcagaatacaaagatgtagaaagcCACTTGCTTTCTATTCcatcatttctccacatcaaaGAAATCTtactttcatatatattatatatataacctgCATTTGTTTACTGCATAAGAAGTTATAGTTACATTTCTTACCTGTATAAAAGAGAAATACTACAATtttattcactgataaaagtgatatttcacataGTTAGATATCACAGTTTTTTTAATTGCACTCACAACAATTGTCATACAAAACATCATGCTTATCATGTTCATATATGCACACATTTGGAAACTGTTAAGTGACTCCGCATAAATGGTTTATTTCCTCACCTTTTGTGTTTCTACTAATGTGTTTAGGGTCGTTGTCCTGGATGAATCCGTGCCCTCCTGGATAAGTCtgtcacaaaatacattcaTAATTCGTTTTAATAATGAATATGATTAATAAAACGATATTATAGAACAAAATTCAAAGTCACCCATCGTACTAAAATCTGGCCGcttcagctgtacatgtatgtgctgtttaatgttacatacaagaacagttttgatttattgCTTTTTTGTACTTCAAACCTGATTCGACATAGATGACATATTCATATGCATAGTGGATCATTTCACAAACttacaattatttattatacTTCATGTGATTTATGACGAAAAAACCAAAATTTGTAAACCTGTTTGATGAAAGGAACTAATTAATTCGAGTACATGACGTCTGGCGTTTAATGAGGAGGCAAGTGTAGGGAATTAATTAATGAGTGGCTACTCGTAAAATGTGCAGCTCCAGTTGTAAGGACTTTCACTGTTACATAAATAGTATGCCCTCTGACTGATGTCATACTTTGATAGGATGCTTGGGCCTGCACACTTTTGCGACTGTGGTCTTCTCCTCCTTGTGTATAAATCGCATCCTTCCATTTCTCATAACTTCTAATGAAATTCCTCATAACTTCTAATGAAATTCCTCATAACTTCTAATGAAATTCCTCATTATTAGAATTGCACACCAAACAGTATGTCAACCTTTTAACCTGGTTTTGCCTGTCTTACCGTTTGGCAGtacctgaaaagaaaaaaaaaaaaattttagtcTTACTagttttttatgtttgaaatacatgtatatgtagcctaCTGATAACCAACTCTAAGTTCGAGCTTGAACTTTTAAAATGACGTGTTGTTCCATATacgaactgtacatgtaaccatttaGGATCACCAGTATCCTTGGAAAGTAACcgataaaataataatatggaAAACTTTACTGCATGGTTTTTATGAGACAGTTTATGTATAATTGCCCAGTcacaataaaaatttataaatttccaTCTTTACCTGGTTTGCTTCTTACATCATCCAAGTTTGCGGACATGCAGACGAATGCATTTCGAGCTGACCTCCATCCGGTACACATCTGCATCTGCTGAAGCTCTGCCATGGTTATGTCCCGATTGCCATCGGATCCACTGGTCGAGAACATCACCATGAGCCGCCTTCAACTTGGATGGCTTCCCAGATCTGTTGCCCATCTGCTAAGCTAAGATCTcttttgtaaaaaatatgtaagttCATTGAGCACATGAAATAAACTAGTATACCTGCAACAGATTTGCCAAACTTCttaaaatgatgttttaaaatgtacatatactttgacAATAGCACAGtctctgatgtattttattttattgatgttttacaccatattccagaatatttcacttataagtcggcgaccagcattacagCTGGGGGAAACCGAGAATAgtacgggggaaacccatgaccatatgcATGCGCTTGCAGACCTTTTTCACGTATatctggagagaaagccagcgtgagttggacttgaactcacagcgaccacactggtgagaggagCCTTGGTTATTCTGTTGCGCTGCACTCATGTGTTAACCACCTCAGCCCCTATTATTTTCATCTTAACTATTTACTGTATGTCTCTGATATTGTGTATTTATGATGCATGCAGAACTAATAATCTGAAAGGATTATGAAGAATTAAAGTGATAAGAAAAAATTGTAAGCCTAAATAATTCCCCTGTGTTCAGGGCTTACAGTTTAGGGTTTTTTTCAGTCGCACAGtgtggttaaatttttttttaggtgCACCTGGAGTTTTTTATTTGAAGACAACTTGTTTAACACGACTATTTAGTTTGAAAGTTAGTCCGGAATATAAAATGCAACCATCTTACCAGTGCAACTGTTATTCAGGCCAAGCGCCTAATATTCGTGTACTTTTTATGTGtgcatttgaaataaatatgtaccaaaattatggaggaaggaaaaCCTGAACACTTCACTACATGTACGTCATGACACATTGAGAGTTTCGGCCCAGGAGATCGGGGGTCGCGACCTCTGACAGCGCCAGCAGATGCCATCGCTCTGAACATCGCTCGGTAGGCCTGCTAGTAACTCGTTCAAGCAGGAGGCCGACTGGAATCAAGCTGAGCGATTATCGCGAGTTTTATCTGCTTTAAACATTGGGTATTTCAACAGGTCTCTTTGAATTTTCCCCATGCTGTAGGAAATCTCCACGGGTCGGCTGGTTGCAGATGT encodes the following:
- the LOC135469284 gene encoding uncharacterized protein LOC135469284, which gives rise to MSYFILFQMVVLRDGDSGRGDRVEGHRVPDFVDLTSNNDLVDAFKTGQVVVRHESAPQQRDCCQHCHAIPLLPDQIREIVRQELVSYTEEKHRRFEGMLKQQLAEILPGLLERQGEGKVLASPPASSSAATPLPSTPPEMPSTVGVGVAKQHLRLGAHKDDCHFMHDLCVIPDSVVAMVEKKSAGNPQIFALTLTMALFRGEELSGRAVDGLKQGKAALSPRRLNAIKQKVFDVHSVPPSQRQEKLFSSMKLVSYWSRYC